The genomic interval TGACTCCGGGAGTGTGTTTTAATAGTTCTGTAAGGTCGGCAGCCCCACTTTCCTGAATGTCCTTGGCTGTGATGACTGTCGTTGCGCTCAGGGAATCCGTTTTGCTGGTTTGAGTACGTGTTGCGGTCACGACAATATCTGATGTGGCAAGCGTATAGGTAGCAAGAAGCATCAAGGGGATAAGACGAAATGGCTTGATCATGGGTTTTCCTGTTTGCAAGAGTAATCAGTATCTTTGATCAGTCAAAAGATGGTGATAAAGATAGTTTTCTTGTGGGGATGAACTGGCGTAAATAGGATGCATGGATGGAATATCAGTGCGCTATTGGCCTTGTTGTTCTCCGCAACAAATTAGCAACCAGAATATGAAGGATTTGTTTTCAGGTTTGGGTTATTAGGTCGAGAATCTTCTGACCTTAGCTGCACTGTTGTTGGGGCAGTGTCAGAATTTAACTGAATTTCCCGGTTTTCATATTCTGAATATCAGAACCAGGCAATATTAAGAAAAAGGAAGATAAAGCTCAAACGCTAAATTAAATTGAGCTTGATGAAGGGAAATACAAAAGGCTGATCAGCGGATGCTGATCAGCCTTAACAGAAAAACGTTTCAGGCGTCTGCTTACAGAGCTACCACATTTTCAGCTTGAGGTCCCTTTTGACCTTGGCCAACAGTAAATTGTACTTTTTGACCTTCTTTCAGAGTTTTAAAGCCAGTGCCTTGGATAGCGCTGAAGTGAACGAACACATCCGGGCCATTATCCTGTTGAATAAATCCAAAGCCTTTGGACTCGTTGAAGAATTTTACCTGGCCTGTAATGGTTTCAGACATAGTCTTGATCCTGTATTTTCATTAAATTCTTAGTTCTTTAGGCGTGAAATATAGATATTACTTATGAAACACAGGACGAGTACTAACAGAGGGACTTCGTAATGCTTTACATAACAATAGCCATATTCTACGGCTGTGAGTCACTATACGCCGCCCTAGTGCTAAGTCAACGCATTTTTATTAAATATTTTTTGGGTAACTTTTAAATCATTGATTTATAAATGAAAGCGATTATTTGAGTGTTGAAATTGGTGCAGGGTGTTGCTGACAGTGGTTGGAATCAGCTTCGTTTGATGGATTGAATGAAGCCTGCTAACCAACTGGTCAGGTGTAGGTTTTAATTGATTGTCAGATCATTATGAAGCCATCATTGTTCATAGCTATTGTCAACTTACCCACGTATAATTGCCGGCCGAATTTTTTAGAGCGCGCGATTCCAAGGCGCATATATATTGGATGGAGAACATTAATGGCGTTAGAACAAACTTTGTCGATTGTGAAACCTGATGCAGTGGGCAAAAATGTAATTGGCAAAATTTACAGCCGGTTTGAAACTAATGGTTTGAAGGTTGTGGCTGCCAAAATGAAACTATTGAGCCGGGCAG from Gynuella sunshinyii YC6258 carries:
- a CDS encoding cold-shock protein, which codes for MSETITGQVKFFNESKGFGFIQQDNGPDVFVHFSAIQGTGFKTLKEGQKVQFTVGQGQKGPQAENVVAL